In a genomic window of Spiroplasma melliferum:
- a CDS encoding transketolase, with protein sequence MKKSIDTIKMLGIEAINKANSGHPGIVLGAAPMAYTLFTRHLVVNPQVDKWTNRDRFVLAAGHGSALLYSLLHLSGFDLNIYDLRNFRQVDSITPGHPESHLTPGVDVTTGPLGQGLAAAVGLALAETHLAAKYNTKKYPLYDHYTYVLCGDGDLQEGVTQEAISLAGHWKLNKLIVLFDSNDVQLDNMVNVAQSENIADRFKAANWNYLFVKDGNDIEAIDQAIIKAKKSNKPTLIEVKTIIGDGATKQGTPAVHGAPLGSDIETVRKMLEWNYKPFEVPSEVYKDFEVNVKQRGIKKYQQWLKMYQGLYKENPALAKELDDAVYGNFNFNPQDFRDLKPIKPQATRISSGAILDRLSNIIPGLIGGSADLSGSTKAKGADGVYSAENRLGRNLAYGVREFAMAAINNGICLHRGLMPFASGFFVFADYMKPAIRLSSLMEIPAIYILSHDSIAVGEDGPTHQPIEQLAMLRSQPNLNVFRPADFNETLGAYHMALQSKHTPSVILITRQDLPELEHSNVELVKKGAYQVYGQEDNNHVVLLATGSEVSMAIAVAKKLEHDKKIKVKVVSMPCWELFEQQDAEYKQRLLEPLALIASIELGTTFGWERYTSNSGLNFGTDTFGQSGPFQDVLEYFSFNVEKIVNVINKKMQVL encoded by the coding sequence ATGAAAAAATCAATTGATACAATCAAAATGTTGGGAATTGAAGCAATTAATAAAGCAAATTCAGGCCATCCGGGAATTGTTCTTGGTGCTGCGCCAATGGCATATACTTTATTTACAAGACACTTAGTTGTTAACCCCCAAGTGGACAAATGAACAAATCGTGATCGATTTGTTTTAGCAGCAGGACATGGTAGTGCTTTATTATATTCGTTATTGCATTTATCAGGATTTGATCTGAATATTTATGATTTACGAAATTTTCGTCAAGTTGATTCAATTACGCCTGGTCACCCCGAATCACATTTAACTCCAGGAGTTGATGTTACGACAGGTCCTCTTGGACAAGGACTTGCAGCAGCAGTTGGTTTAGCGTTGGCAGAAACTCATTTAGCAGCAAAATACAATACCAAAAAATATCCGCTTTATGATCATTATACTTATGTTTTATGTGGTGATGGTGATTTACAAGAAGGAGTTACACAAGAAGCAATTTCTTTAGCAGGACATTGAAAACTAAATAAATTAATTGTATTGTTTGATTCAAATGATGTGCAATTGGATAATATGGTTAATGTTGCACAAAGTGAAAACATTGCTGATCGCTTTAAAGCAGCAAATTGAAATTATCTTTTTGTCAAAGATGGGAATGATATTGAGGCAATTGATCAAGCTATTATAAAAGCAAAAAAAAGTAATAAACCAACCTTAATTGAAGTAAAAACAATAATTGGTGATGGGGCAACTAAACAAGGAACACCAGCAGTACATGGTGCTCCGTTGGGAAGTGATATTGAGACAGTTCGTAAAATGTTAGAATGAAATTATAAACCATTTGAAGTTCCTAGTGAAGTTTATAAGGATTTTGAAGTCAATGTTAAACAACGGGGAATTAAAAAATATCAACAATGGTTAAAAATGTATCAAGGTCTTTACAAAGAAAATCCTGCTTTAGCAAAAGAACTTGATGATGCAGTTTATGGGAATTTTAATTTTAATCCACAAGATTTTCGTGATTTAAAACCAATTAAGCCACAAGCAACACGGATTAGTAGTGGTGCAATACTTGATCGTCTTTCTAATATTATTCCAGGTTTAATTGGTGGTAGTGCTGATTTAAGTGGTAGTACAAAAGCAAAAGGAGCTGATGGTGTTTATAGTGCTGAAAATCGGTTAGGTCGTAATTTAGCATATGGGGTACGAGAATTTGCAATGGCTGCCATTAATAATGGAATTTGTTTACACCGAGGATTAATGCCTTTTGCAAGTGGTTTCTTTGTTTTTGCTGATTATATGAAGCCAGCTATTCGGTTGAGTTCATTAATGGAAATTCCAGCTATTTATATTTTATCGCATGATTCAATTGCTGTTGGTGAAGATGGTCCAACACATCAGCCAATTGAACAATTAGCCATGTTACGTAGTCAACCAAACTTAAATGTTTTTCGCCCAGCTGATTTTAATGAAACATTAGGAGCTTATCATATGGCTTTACAATCAAAACATACTCCAAGTGTTATTTTAATTACACGTCAAGATTTACCAGAATTAGAACATTCAAATGTTGAGCTGGTTAAAAAAGGAGCTTATCAAGTTTATGGACAAGAAGATAATAATCATGTTGTGTTGTTAGCAACAGGTAGTGAAGTAAGTATGGCAATTGCTGTTGCAAAAAAATTAGAGCATGATAAAAAAATTAAAGTAAAAGTAGTATCAATGCCTTGTTGAGAATTATTTGAGCAACAAGATGCTGAATATAAACAAAGATTGTTAGAACCGTTGGCTTTAATTGCTTCAATTGAATTAGGGACAACCTTTGGCTGAGAACGTTATACTTCAAATAGTGGGTTAAACTTTGGAACTGATACCTTCGGTCAATCAGGACCATTTCAAGATGTTTTAGAATATTTTAGTTTTAATGTTGAAA
- a CDS encoding transposase: MNYKHFNIDERVILSQLLVSKLFQKKNGKPNLSKIAKAMDKHRSTILREINRFYSAKYYNAVKAHKKYFKNRKKSVKHIKFSYQQLMWLDEKFNKFHWSPEIICYAYKREFGIKFPVCFKTLYKYVFLGLFGLNKRNLYFHGRKNKSKQTIDNRGKLTNFRTIAEAKHNKNEFGWFEMDTIVGKDLKSVCLVLTEQLTKFEIVKKLKDRTPNEVIRVIKSIFKTSILKKIVKGIITDQGKEFSEWKQIEVYIGTKVYFCDRGKPTQKPIVERINRDLRHWFPKSIDLDIFSQQYYDEVVNIINERPRQCLGWNSSKSKFVNMIQNYI, from the coding sequence ATGAATTATAAGCATTTTAATATTGATGAACGTGTTATATTAAGTCAGTTATTAGTGTCAAAACTATTTCAAAAGAAAAATGGTAAACCAAATTTATCTAAAATAGCAAAAGCAATGGATAAACATCGAAGTACTATTTTACGTGAAATTAATCGTTTTTACAGTGCAAAGTATTATAATGCTGTTAAAGCTCATAAAAAGTATTTTAAAAATCGTAAAAAATCAGTCAAACATATTAAATTTTCATATCAACAATTAATGTGATTAGATGAAAAATTTAATAAATTTCATTGATCGCCCGAGATTATTTGTTATGCATATAAACGTGAATTTGGTATTAAATTTCCTGTATGTTTTAAAACTTTATATAAATATGTTTTTCTTGGCTTATTTGGTTTAAATAAGCGTAATTTGTATTTTCATGGTCGAAAAAATAAAAGTAAGCAAACTATTGATAATCGAGGTAAATTAACTAATTTTCGAACTATTGCAGAAGCTAAACATAATAAAAATGAATTTGGGTGATTTGAAATGGATACAATAGTTGGTAAAGATTTGAAATCTGTTTGTTTGGTTTTAACTGAACAATTAACTAAATTTGAAATTGTAAAAAAATTAAAAGATAGAACACCAAACGAAGTAATTAGAGTTATTAAAAGTATTTTTAAAACTAGTATTTTAAAGAAAATAGTTAAAGGTATTATAACTGATCAAGGTAAAGAGTTTTCAGAATGAAAACAAATTGAAGTTTATATTGGTACTAAAGTTTATTTTTGTGATAGAGGTAAACCAACACAGAAACCTATTGTTGAACGAATTAATCGTGATTTAAGACATTGATTTCCTAAGAGTATTGACTTAGATATTTTTTCACAACAATACTATGATGAAGTGGTTAATATAATAAATGAGAGACCACGTCAGTGTTTAGGTTGAAATTCATCTAAAAGTAAATTTGTAAATATGATTCAAAATTATATTTAA
- a CDS encoding Spiroplasmavirus-related protein, whose product MKKLLSILGTIGLTATSTTTLISCEKPNNNENGGNKPEQQKPPEESKWKIPSTINKPLNGIDNKYYIVIWRNSENSNWKINKFLNNQETFFIDFDSRLQKSKVNGFYDLGVLRQQSTMIYWHEDNGNYFKSVYYWDGNGEPKTPDIDNNGKITNWKE is encoded by the coding sequence ATGAAAAAATTACTAAGTATTTTAGGAACAATAGGATTAACAGCAACAAGTACAACAACATTAATTAGTTGTGAAAAACCAAATAACAATGAAAATGGGGGTAATAAACCAGAACAACAAAAACCACCAGAAGAAAGTAAATGAAAAATACCATCTACAATAAATAAACCTTTAAATGGGATTGATAATAAATATTATATTGTTATTTGAAGAAATAGTGAAAATAGTAATTGAAAAATTAATAAATTTTTAAATAATCAAGAAACATTTTTTATTGATTTTGATTCTAGATTACAAAAATCAAAAGTAAATGGTTTTTATGATTTAGGTGTTTTAAGACAACAAAGTACAATGATTTATTGGCATGAAGATAATGGTAATTATTTTAAATCTGTTTATTACTGAGATGGAAATGGTGAACCAAAAACACCTGATATTGATAATAACGGTAAAATTACAAATTGAAAAGAATAA
- a CDS encoding Spiroplasmavirus-related protein, which yields MKKTISLFAIFILGILTLVIPLITLTAFKPLNQQNYNVKQQATGINETDFINTMFLRSTFFENWSETNYFINPTLKTSQTLTYNDKWYLDFLKDSYSTGISFDKPSDEFMDLYKNWDTYAKQYNIDKFYDVDKKQFLKELTNFSYSFAKYFNTVEVINKLEKSVDNLQIVNLKFQKWKLIDKKDYSNEIKNINNKWYIGIFPKMWSSGKPISPYSIFKAINDGKDISIYGKFGNGFKTSNDNVYRWDGIGEPFELPNFDKNTGNVIFWTDNEYQNTRSFLLKYINAIVQENIRVQQGGNPDYDDPNLGSQRIIFDFEIINNLEKTSTGIILTKKSIYRMILTIDEQKNIIAGSLELTHLKQYWNGYDYNNYRYTDDLGFLFSFMKDKENKFNFSAETYNYYQGNTPNTGKEIFEQMKGQIDINKFLKAFFAHALVPVFQNRSNFIESGYIDNLQYDTVLINFFGLKLVNFRDVLIDKNNVNKNQFEKLLNSMFTVSQNFYKDYLRTIFDLENNTYVQGYNKRYGLLANNGFKIYPHYFYFSDKYNQLDIKLYSAFKNRFYNTNYGNVFNYDFSVSNDYNINQNEGYIFEGTLKDKYGLKYKKIEEQKIGYNVFELQAQKENDMYRYYDFNFGIYNWQEINNGGLFPDGQWWQAQYESCSWYNLACHIRNAAIWIVNNIPGVKQVNELASGVGKIFQTIYSFFNQTFEVWKFSPALYNTITNIFLLIIFMKFVRLI from the coding sequence ATGAAAAAAACAATATCTTTATTTGCGATATTTATTTTAGGTATTTTAACTTTAGTTATTCCTTTGATTACTTTAACAGCGTTTAAACCTTTAAATCAACAAAATTATAATGTTAAACAGCAAGCAACAGGTATCAATGAAACAGATTTTATTAATACAATGTTTTTACGCAGTACTTTTTTTGAAAATTGGTCAGAAACAAATTATTTTATTAATCCTACTTTAAAAACATCACAAACATTAACTTATAATGATAAATGATATTTAGATTTTTTAAAAGATAGTTATTCAACTGGAATTTCATTCGACAAGCCTAGTGATGAGTTTATGGATTTATATAAAAATTGAGATACTTATGCTAAACAATATAACATTGATAAATTTTATGATGTTGATAAAAAACAATTTTTAAAAGAATTAACTAATTTTTCTTATTCTTTTGCTAAGTATTTTAATACTGTGGAAGTTATTAATAAATTAGAAAAAAGTGTTGATAATTTACAGATAGTTAATTTAAAATTTCAAAAATGAAAGTTAATTGATAAAAAAGATTATAGTAATGAGATTAAAAATATAAATAATAAATGATATATTGGTATTTTTCCTAAAATGTGAAGTTCAGGTAAACCCATTAGCCCGTATAGTATTTTTAAAGCAATTAATGATGGAAAGGATATTTCTATTTATGGTAAATTTGGTAACGGGTTTAAAACTTCAAATGATAATGTTTATCGTTGAGATGGAATTGGTGAACCATTTGAATTACCAAATTTTGATAAAAATACTGGTAATGTTATTTTTTGAACTGATAATGAATATCAAAATACTCGTTCTTTTTTATTAAAATATATTAATGCTATTGTGCAAGAAAATATTCGAGTTCAACAAGGTGGTAACCCTGATTATGATGATCCAAATTTAGGTAGTCAAAGAATAATTTTTGATTTTGAAATTATTAATAATTTAGAGAAAACTAGTACTGGTATAATTTTAACTAAAAAGTCAATTTATAGAATGATTTTAACGATTGATGAACAAAAAAATATTATTGCTGGTAGTTTAGAGTTAACACACCTTAAGCAATATTGGAATGGATATGATTATAATAATTATCGGTATACTGATGATTTGGGTTTTTTATTTTCTTTTATGAAAGATAAGGAAAATAAATTTAATTTTAGTGCTGAAACATATAATTATTATCAAGGTAATACTCCTAATACTGGTAAAGAGATTTTTGAACAGATGAAAGGACAAATTGATATTAATAAATTTTTAAAAGCCTTTTTTGCGCATGCGTTGGTGCCAGTGTTTCAAAATCGTAGTAATTTTATTGAAAGTGGTTATATTGATAATTTACAATATGATACAGTTTTAATTAACTTTTTTGGTTTAAAATTAGTTAATTTTAGAGATGTTTTAATTGATAAAAATAATGTCAATAAAAATCAATTTGAAAAGTTATTAAATAGTATGTTTACGGTTTCTCAAAATTTTTATAAGGATTATTTAAGAACCATTTTTGATTTAGAAAATAATACTTATGTGCAAGGTTATAATAAAAGATATGGTTTATTAGCGAATAATGGTTTTAAAATTTATCCACATTACTTTTATTTTTCAGATAAATATAATCAATTAGATATTAAATTGTATTCAGCGTTTAAAAATCGATTTTATAATACAAATTATGGTAATGTATTTAATTATGATTTTTCAGTTTCAAATGATTATAATATTAATCAAAATGAAGGTTATATTTTTGAAGGCACTTTAAAAGATAAATATGGTTTAAAATATAAAAAAATTGAAGAACAAAAAATTGGTTATAATGTTTTTGAGTTACAAGCTCAAAAAGAAAATGATATGTATCGTTATTATGATTTTAATTTTGGTATTTATAACTGACAAGAAATAAATAATGGTGGATTGTTCCCTGACGGGCAATGATGACAAGCCCAGTATGAAAGTTGTAGTTGATATAATTTAGCATGTCATATTCGAAATGCAGCAATATGAATTGTTAATAATATTCCGGGCGTTAAGCAAGTAAATGAATTAGCAAGTGGTGTTGGTAAGATTTTTCAAACAATATATAGTTTTTTTAATCAAACGTTTGAGGTATGAAAATTTAGTCCAGCATTATATAATACAATAACAAATATATTCCTATTAATTATATTTATGAAATTTGTACGATTAATATAA
- a CDS encoding Spiroplasmavirus-related protein, which yields MIRLVLLVAAIAIFGTGFITVIINQLTSAKNIIMDLYNSDTWLLSLFGKMAILFSHPLMLTISSLYILAFIVSKTLYS from the coding sequence ATGATTAGATTAGTTTTATTAGTTGCGGCAATCGCTATATTTGGAACTGGTTTTATTACAGTTATTATAAATCAACTTACATCAGCAAAAAACATTATTATGGATCTATATAATTCAGATACCTGGTTACTTTCGTTGTTTGGTAAAATGGCAATTTTATTTTCTCACCCATTAATGCTTACGATTTCAAGTCTATATATTCTTGCCTTTATTGTTTCAAAAACATTGTATAGTTAG
- a CDS encoding Spiroplasmavirus-related protein — protein sequence MINLFAENNSNWDKIFSFIFDVFLFIFDVIWNTKLPMTNTTIAYFVIFFMVIKLSIYAIHGTSTQYNELGSTVQNSISKLYSATARGVSDTKQGIQKHIKERKDFKINRNKQQLSSLAKQAKTREQGYRRVNK from the coding sequence ATGATTAATTTATTTGCTGAGAATAATAGTAATTGAGACAAAATTTTTAGTTTTATTTTTGATGTATTTTTGTTTATTTTTGATGTGATTTGAAATACTAAATTGCCAATGACAAATACAACTATTGCTTATTTTGTAATTTTTTTTATGGTTATTAAATTATCAATTTATGCAATACATGGTACATCAACACAATATAATGAATTAGGTTCAACTGTTCAAAATAGTATATCAAAATTATATTCTGCAACAGCTCGTGGAGTTTCAGATACTAAACAAGGTATCCAAAAACACATTAAAGAACGTAAGGATTTTAAAATTAATCGGAATAAACAACAATTATCAAGTTTAGCTAAACAAGCAAAAACAAGAGAACAAGGATATCGGAGAGTGAATAAGTAA
- a CDS encoding Spiroplasmavirus-related protein, with protein sequence MKKFIFFLKNYCYISGSMFLFSLIDLLIWIISLNYIGLVFWLLFVLQCVYFVWWLWKNIFYQLNAFRLVNFVWDNPLSVIIGKLGTGKTLLLTYLSETMKLLTDKIYSNYPLEDDKVKVLTFKNLDFTDRTKPVPPDDSLILFDESFLYIDGTSPHDEKVTHRGKIPWIVLARHFGHRALFTAQREGMLWNNIRQLASGIIIPISLKKPITKKGFNFFNRFFIMRIGIFQDITDYEIWKTESVKRTAEGKRAKHRSDVGLGIRFFKIIIPLEIAQKYESKWLSFVRDLKNDDVPVTKEYYWTQLKDLTIKERLELLDIDILKKNLKPKKEKGSGKDD encoded by the coding sequence ATGAAAAAGTTTATATTTTTCTTAAAAAATTATTGTTATATTAGTGGTTCAATGTTTTTATTTAGTTTGATTGATTTATTAATTTGAATTATTTCATTAAATTATATAGGATTAGTTTTTTGATTATTATTTGTTTTGCAGTGTGTTTATTTTGTTTGGTGACTATGAAAAAATATTTTTTATCAGTTAAATGCGTTTAGGTTAGTTAATTTTGTTTGAGATAATCCTTTATCAGTTATTATCGGGAAATTAGGAACAGGGAAAACATTACTTTTAACTTATTTGTCAGAAACAATGAAATTATTAACAGATAAAATTTATAGTAACTATCCATTAGAAGATGATAAAGTTAAAGTTTTAACGTTTAAAAATTTAGACTTTACAGATCGAACAAAACCAGTTCCCCCAGATGATAGTTTAATTTTGTTTGATGAGAGTTTTTTGTACATTGATGGGACAAGCCCGCATGACGAAAAAGTAACTCATCGTGGTAAAATTCCTTGAATAGTCTTGGCAAGACATTTTGGACATCGTGCTTTATTTACGGCTCAGCGTGAAGGAATGCTTTGAAACAATATTCGTCAATTAGCTAGTGGAATTATTATTCCTATTTCCCTTAAAAAACCTATTACTAAAAAAGGATTTAATTTTTTTAATAGATTTTTTATTATGCGAATTGGTATTTTTCAAGATATTACTGATTATGAAATTTGAAAAACAGAATCTGTTAAACGTACAGCCGAAGGTAAACGTGCAAAACATAGATCTGATGTTGGATTAGGAATTCGGTTTTTTAAAATAATTATTCCATTAGAAATCGCCCAAAAATATGAAAGTAAATGATTATCATTTGTTCGTGATTTAAAAAATGATGATGTTCCTGTTACTAAAGAGTACTATTGAACCCAACTTAAAGATTTAACAATAAAAGAACGTTTAGAGTTACTAGATATTGATATTCTTAAAAAGAATTTAAAACCTAAAAAAGAAAAAGGAAGTGGTAAAGATGATTAA
- a CDS encoding Spiroplasmavirus-related protein, with protein sequence MAKDWEKLKEFFIHVFLFIDKSNVESITTWNLTQNEYLTLMIGIWIVILFLTWFLLWMVFKIVNCFK encoded by the coding sequence ATGGCAAAAGATTGAGAAAAATTAAAAGAGTTTTTTATTCATGTATTTTTATTTATTGATAAATCTAATGTTGAAAGTATTACAACTTGGAATTTAACTCAAAATGAATATTTAACTCTTATGATTGGCATTTGAATTGTTATTTTATTTTTAACTTGGTTTTTGTTGTGAATGGTTTTTAAAATAGTTAATTGTTTTAAATAA
- a CDS encoding Spiroplasmavirus-related protein: MSFYKKNINVENYFIRREFIVFRTDKASFINLPNHNRHIGFWLSNKFIYFSEKHYDQVAIGLIYDNSYPIVKYNENLKRHVWKYLTGTELINLYNQYKQNYFTQMKKALFPGEPQKVKTTNHNNLTNWNAEKEQELINDLKDLN; this comes from the coding sequence ATGAGTTTTTATAAGAAAAATATTAACGTAGAAAATTATTTTATTCGAAGAGAATTTATAGTTTTTAGAACAGATAAAGCTTCATTTATAAATTTGCCTAATCATAATCGCCATATTGGTTTTTGATTGAGTAATAAGTTTATTTATTTTAGTGAAAAACATTATGATCAAGTAGCTATTGGTTTGATTTATGATAATTCTTACCCTATTGTAAAATATAATGAAAATTTAAAACGTCATGTGTGAAAATATTTAACTGGAACAGAATTAATTAATTTGTACAATCAATATAAACAAAATTATTTTACACAAATGAAAAAAGCATTATTTCCTGGTGAACCTCAAAAAGTAAAAACAACTAACCATAATAATTTAACAAATTGAAATGCTGAAAAAGAACAAGAATTAATTAATGATTTGAAAGATTTAAATTAA
- a CDS encoding DNA adenine methylase produces MQMQFLRPLSWVGGKTKADKFISSFFPNKIKRYVELFAGSAAIGLRLMFNDKVDEIILNDINSDLMTFWNDVKTNNIINKYPKFNSVEEAKNIYNSLPKFGKKGWETLFQNRLGWSGRENNTFSITRYELKYYDCLERVKLCEYLLNKYNAILENKNYFEIIKIYDDKNTVFYLDPPYYIANVSAMYKHYKFDYKELLYYLKNIKGKFILSLNNCEYIKNLFSNFFQIEWEKIYDMKHKNKLIELGQELLIMNFKPNISEQLKLFKECD; encoded by the coding sequence ATGCAAATGCAATTTTTAAGACCTTTATCATGAGTTGGTGGAAAAACTAAAGCTGATAAATTTATATCTTCCTTTTTTCCCAACAAAATAAAAAGATATGTAGAATTATTTGCTGGTTCAGCTGCGATTGGTTTGCGTTTAATGTTTAATGACAAAGTAGATGAAATAATATTAAATGATATTAATTCTGATTTAATGACTTTTTGAAATGATGTAAAAACCAATAATATTATTAATAAATATCCCAAATTTAATTCTGTTGAAGAAGCTAAAAATATTTATAATTCATTACCTAAATTTGGCAAAAAAGGTTGAGAAACTTTATTTCAAAATCGTTTAGGTTGAAGTGGTCGTGAAAATAATACTTTTTCAATTACACGTTATGAATTAAAATATTATGATTGTTTAGAACGTGTTAAATTATGTGAATATTTACTAAACAAATACAATGCAATTTTAGAAAATAAAAATTATTTTGAAATTATTAAAATTTATGATGATAAGAATACTGTTTTTTATTTAGATCCGCCTTATTATATTGCAAATGTTTCTGCTATGTATAAGCATTACAAATTTGATTATAAAGAATTATTGTATTATTTGAAAAATATAAAAGGAAAATTTATTTTAAGTTTAAATAATTGTGAATATATTAAAAATTTGTTTAGTAACTTTTTTCAAATTGAATGAGAAAAAATTTATGATATGAAACATAAAAATAAATTAATTGAATTAGGCCAAGAATTATTAATTATGAATTTTAAACCAAATATTTCTGAACAACTTAAACTTTTTAAGGAGTGTGATTAA
- a CDS encoding Spiroplasmavirus-related protein, translating to MLGMYLTTAINFLAADTPTISGGMDSIWSGLGQAMMKVKDAVYAVLPQLMTFLGDAWIILIPFGIWVIIKILNFFRVMVKGF from the coding sequence ATGTTAGGTATGTATTTAACAACAGCTATTAATTTTCTAGCTGCAGATACTCCTACTATTTCAGGCGGAATGGATTCTATTTGAAGTGGTTTAGGACAAGCTATGATGAAAGTTAAAGATGCTGTTTATGCTGTGTTACCACAATTAATGACATTTTTAGGTGATGCTTGAATTATTTTAATTCCATTTGGAATTTGAGTAATTATTAAAATATTAAACTTTTTCCGTGTTATGGTTAAAGGATTTTAA